The Miscanthus floridulus cultivar M001 chromosome 7, ASM1932011v1, whole genome shotgun sequence genome includes a region encoding these proteins:
- the LOC136464226 gene encoding ubiquinol oxidase 1c, mitochondrial-like isoform X2, giving the protein MSTRAAGSVLLRQLGPRVFGPVSSSPATMSPVSSSPPRPPLALAVGGERGGAAVWVRLLSTSAAEAKEEAAEAAKEGDGKRDKVVSSYWGVAPSKLMSKDGVEWRWSCFRPWETYKPDTSIDLTRHHEPKVLLDKIAYWTVKLLRVPTDIFFQRRYGCRAMMLETVAAVPGMVGGMLLHLRSLRRFEHSGGWIRALLEEAENERMHLMTFMEVAKPKWYERALVLAVQGVFFNAYFLGYLISPKFAHRVVGYLEEEAIHSYTEYLKDLEAGKIENVPAPAIAIDYWQLPADATLKDVVIVVRSDEAHHRDVNHFASDIHFQGMQLKETPAPLEYH; this is encoded by the exons ATGAGCACCCGCGCGGCAGGATCCGTCCTCCTCCGCCAACTGGGGCCGCGCGTCTTCGGCCCTGTTTCCTCCTCTCCGGCGACAATGAGCCCTGTTTCCTCCTCTCCGCCGAGGCCACCGCTGGCCCTGGCCGTCGGCGGGGAACGGGGCGGGGCGGCCGTGTGGGTGCGGCTGCTGTCCACCTCCGCCGCCGAGGcgaaggaggag gcggcggaggccgcTAAGGAGGGTGACGGAAAGAGAGACAAAGTGGTGAGCAGCTACTGGGGCGTCGCACCGTCGAAGCTGATGAGCAAGGACGGCGTCGAGTGGAGGTGGTCTTGCTTCAGG CCATGGGAGACGTACAAGCCGGACACCTCGATCGATCTCACCAGGCACCATGAACCCAAGGTGCTGCTCGACAAGATCGCCTACTGGACCGTCAAATTGCTGCGCGTGCCCACCGACATATTCTTCCAG AGGAGGTACGGTTGCCGCGCCATGATGCTGGAAACGGTGGCGGCGGTGCCGGGGATGGTGGGCGGCATGCTGCTGCACCTGCGCTCGCTCCGCCGCTTCGAGCACAGCGGCGGCTGGATCCGGGCGCTGCTGGAGGAGGCGGAGAACGAGCGCATGCACCTCATGACCTTCATGGAGGTGGCCAAGCCCAAGTGGTACGAGCGCGCGCTCGTCCTCGCCGTGCAGGGCGTCTTCTTCAACGCCTACTTCCTCGGCTACCTCATCTCCCCCAAGTTCGCGCACCGTGTCGTCGGCTACCTCGAGGAGGAGGCCATCCACTCCTACACCGAGTACCTCAAGGACCTCGAGGCCGGCAAGATCGAGAACGTCCCCGCGCCGGCCATTGCCATCGACTACTGGCAGCTCCCAGCTGATGCGACGCTCAAGGATGTGGTTATCGTGGTGCGCTCCGACGAGGCGCACCACCGCGACGTCAATCACTTTGCGTCG GACATTCATTTCCAGGGTATGCAGCTCAAGGAGACACCTGCGCCGCTTGAATACCATTGA
- the LOC136464226 gene encoding ubiquinol oxidase 1c, mitochondrial-like isoform X1 — translation MSTRAAGSVLLRQLGPRVFGPVSSSPATMSPVSSSPPRPPLALAVGGERGGAAVWVRLLSTSAAEAKEEAAASKGNTGSTAAAKAEAAEAAKEGDGKRDKVVSSYWGVAPSKLMSKDGVEWRWSCFRPWETYKPDTSIDLTRHHEPKVLLDKIAYWTVKLLRVPTDIFFQRRYGCRAMMLETVAAVPGMVGGMLLHLRSLRRFEHSGGWIRALLEEAENERMHLMTFMEVAKPKWYERALVLAVQGVFFNAYFLGYLISPKFAHRVVGYLEEEAIHSYTEYLKDLEAGKIENVPAPAIAIDYWQLPADATLKDVVIVVRSDEAHHRDVNHFASDIHFQGMQLKETPAPLEYH, via the exons ATGAGCACCCGCGCGGCAGGATCCGTCCTCCTCCGCCAACTGGGGCCGCGCGTCTTCGGCCCTGTTTCCTCCTCTCCGGCGACAATGAGCCCTGTTTCCTCCTCTCCGCCGAGGCCACCGCTGGCCCTGGCCGTCGGCGGGGAACGGGGCGGGGCGGCCGTGTGGGTGCGGCTGCTGTCCACCTCCGCCGCCGAGGcgaaggaggaggcggcggcgtccAAGGGGAACACAGGAAGCACCGCGGCGGCgaaggcggaggcggcggaggccgcTAAGGAGGGTGACGGAAAGAGAGACAAAGTGGTGAGCAGCTACTGGGGCGTCGCACCGTCGAAGCTGATGAGCAAGGACGGCGTCGAGTGGAGGTGGTCTTGCTTCAGG CCATGGGAGACGTACAAGCCGGACACCTCGATCGATCTCACCAGGCACCATGAACCCAAGGTGCTGCTCGACAAGATCGCCTACTGGACCGTCAAATTGCTGCGCGTGCCCACCGACATATTCTTCCAG AGGAGGTACGGTTGCCGCGCCATGATGCTGGAAACGGTGGCGGCGGTGCCGGGGATGGTGGGCGGCATGCTGCTGCACCTGCGCTCGCTCCGCCGCTTCGAGCACAGCGGCGGCTGGATCCGGGCGCTGCTGGAGGAGGCGGAGAACGAGCGCATGCACCTCATGACCTTCATGGAGGTGGCCAAGCCCAAGTGGTACGAGCGCGCGCTCGTCCTCGCCGTGCAGGGCGTCTTCTTCAACGCCTACTTCCTCGGCTACCTCATCTCCCCCAAGTTCGCGCACCGTGTCGTCGGCTACCTCGAGGAGGAGGCCATCCACTCCTACACCGAGTACCTCAAGGACCTCGAGGCCGGCAAGATCGAGAACGTCCCCGCGCCGGCCATTGCCATCGACTACTGGCAGCTCCCAGCTGATGCGACGCTCAAGGATGTGGTTATCGTGGTGCGCTCCGACGAGGCGCACCACCGCGACGTCAATCACTTTGCGTCG GACATTCATTTCCAGGGTATGCAGCTCAAGGAGACACCTGCGCCGCTTGAATACCATTGA
- the LOC136464227 gene encoding polyamine transporter PUT1, with product MGECSTEYRGLPDANGEDAGSVPVPAALRKVSIVPLVFLIFYEVSGGPFGIEDSVGAAGPLLAIIGFLALPVIWSIPEALITAELGTMFPENGGYVVWVASALGPYWGFQQGWVKWLSGVIDNALYPVLFLDYLKSAVPALGGGRPRAFAVLGLTALLTLLNYRGLTVVGWVSICLGVFSILPFFVMGLISLPRLRPARWLVVDLHNVDWNLYLNTLFWNLNYWDSISTQSGEVDNPGKTLPKALFYAVIFVVVGYLYPLLAGTGAVPLDRGQWRDGYFSDLAKLLGGAWLMWWVQAAAALSNMGMFVAEMSSDSYQLLGMAERGMLPAFFARRSRHGTPLVGILFSASGVLLLSSLSFQEIVAAENFLYCFGMLLEFIAFVLLRVRRPDAPRPYRVPLGTAGCVAMLVPPTALIVVVLALSTLKVALVSLGAVGIGLVLQPALRFVEKKGLLRFAVNSDLPDIGVGRSPASAEEPLAP from the coding sequence ATGGGCGAATGCAGCACGGAGTACAGGGGCCTCCCCGACGCCAATGGCGAGGACGCGGGGTCGGTGCCGGTGCCGGCGGCGCTCCGCAAGGTCTCCATCGTCCCGCTCGTTTTCCTCATCTTCTACGAGGTCTCCGGAGGGCCGTTCGGCATCGAGGACAGCGTGGGCGCGGCGGGGCCGCTCCTCGCCATCATCGGCTTCCTGGCCCTCCCCGTCATCTGGAGCATCCCGGAGGCGCTGATCACGGCGGAGCTTGGCACCATGTTCCCGGAGAACGGCGGGTACGTCGTGTGGGTCGCCTCGGCGCTCGGCCCCTACTGGGGATTCCAGCAGGGGTGGGTGAAGTGGCTGAGCGGCGTCATCGACAATGCCCTGTATCCCGTCCTCTTCCTGGACTACCTCAAGTCCGCCGTGCCGGCGCTGGGCGGCGGCCGGCCGAGGGCGTTCGCGGTGCTCGGACTCACGGCGTTGCTGACGCTGCTCAACTACAGGGGGCTCACCGTCGTCGGGTGGGTCTCCATATGCCTCGGGGTGTTCTCCATCCTGCCTTTCTTCGTCATGGGGCTCATCTCGCTGCCCAGGCTCCGGCCGGCCAGGTGGCTGGTGGTCGACCTCCACAACGTCGACTGGAACCTGTACCTCAACACGCTGTTCTGGAACCTCAACTACTGGGACTCCATCAGCACGCAGTCCGGCGAGGTGGACAACCCGGGCAAGACGCTGCCCAAGGCGCTCTTCTACGCGGTCATCTTCGTGGTAGTGGGCTACCTGTACCCTCTCCTCGCCGGGACCGGCGCGGTGCCGCTGGACAGGGGCCAGTGGAGGGACGGCTACTTCTCGGACCTCGCCAAGCTCCTCGGCGGCGCGTGGCTCATGTGGTGggtgcaggcggcggcggcgctgtccAACATGGGCATGTTCGTGGCGGAGATGAGCAGCGACTCGTACCAGCTGCTGGGCATGGCGGAGCGGGGCATGCTGCCGGCCTTCTTCGCGCGGCGGTCGCGGCACGGGACGCCGCTGGTGGGCATCCTCTTCTCGGCGTCGGGCGTCCTGCTGCTCTCCTCGCTGAGCTTCCAGGAGATCGTGGCCGCCGAGAACTTCCTCTACTGCTTCGGCATGCTGCTCGAGTTCATCGCCTTCGTGCTCCTGCGCGTGCGCCGGCCCGACGCGCCGCGGCCGTACCGCGTCCCGCTCGGGACCGCCGGGTGCGTCGCGATGCTGGTGCCGCCCACGGCGCTGATCGTCGTCGTGCTGGCGCTGTCGACGCTCAAGGTGGCGCTGGTCAGCCTCGGCGCCGTGGGCATCGGGCTCGTGCTGCAGCCGGCCCTGAGGTTCGTTGAGAAGAAGGGTCTGCTCCGGTTCGCCGTCAATTCGGACCTGCCGGACATCGGCGTTGGCCGTTCACCCGCCTCGGCGGAGGAGCCGCTAGCACCATAG